One genomic region from Candidatus Endomicrobiellum trichonymphae encodes:
- the vorB gene encoding 3-methyl-2-oxobutanoate dehydrogenase subunit VorB, translating to MTKKLVKGNIALCEGAITAGLKSYFGYPITPQNEIPSYFSRKMVELGRVFIQAESEIAAASMVLGAAATGTRAMTSSSSPGISLKQETISYMAGMQVPALIVNVQRGGPGLGNISSSQSDYFQAVKGGGHGDYKIIVIAPNSAQEMYETAYDAFDLAEKYRTPVMILADGIIGQMMEPIEFNRPEKKEFKEKEWILNGCKGREPRSIKSLLMKDGVLEKHNVKLQEKYKLISENEVKYELYMIEDAEIIITAYGISSRIVKSAVKLARKNGIKAGLLRPKTLWPFPSKIISSFAKPNIKFLSVELSYGQMVEDVKLAVNGKSNVEFLGKAGGGLVTEQEIIKKIQSKVYSIFL from the coding sequence ATGACGAAAAAACTTGTTAAAGGAAATATCGCTCTCTGTGAGGGCGCAATTACTGCAGGTCTTAAATCTTATTTTGGTTATCCTATAACGCCTCAAAATGAGATACCGTCTTATTTTTCAAGAAAAATGGTTGAACTTGGAAGAGTTTTCATTCAAGCTGAATCTGAAATCGCAGCGGCAAGTATGGTTTTAGGGGCAGCTGCGACAGGCACAAGAGCTATGACATCATCATCTTCCCCAGGAATATCTTTAAAACAGGAAACAATTTCTTATATGGCCGGAATGCAGGTTCCAGCTCTTATAGTAAACGTACAGCGGGGCGGACCGGGTCTTGGTAATATTTCCAGTTCACAGTCAGATTATTTTCAAGCCGTAAAAGGTGGAGGTCACGGAGATTATAAAATAATTGTTATTGCTCCGAATTCAGCACAAGAAATGTATGAAACAGCTTATGACGCCTTTGATTTAGCTGAAAAATACAGAACCCCGGTTATGATACTAGCAGACGGCATCATAGGACAAATGATGGAACCTATAGAATTTAACAGACCTGAAAAAAAAGAATTTAAGGAAAAAGAATGGATTCTAAACGGATGTAAAGGAAGAGAACCTAGATCCATTAAATCTCTGCTTATGAAAGACGGAGTTTTGGAAAAACATAATGTCAAACTCCAGGAAAAATATAAACTGATATCTGAAAACGAAGTTAAATATGAATTATACATGATAGAAGATGCTGAAATTATTATAACAGCTTACGGCATTTCGTCAAGAATAGTAAAATCTGCAGTAAAACTTGCAAGAAAAAATGGTATTAAAGCAGGACTTTTAAGACCAAAAACTTTATGGCCGTTTCCGTCTAAAATAATAAGTTCCTTTGCAAAACCGAATATAAAATTTTTATCTGTTGAATTAAGCTACGGGCAGATGGTTGAAGACGTAAAACTTGCTGTAAACGGCAAGTCCAACGTCGAATTTCTGGGAAAAGCCGGTGGTGGACTTGTTACGGAACAGGAAATAATTAAAAAAATACAAAGTAAAGTGTACAGCATTTTTCTGTAA
- a CDS encoding 4Fe-4S dicluster domain-containing protein translates to MISTIKINSEKCKGCSLCIKACPKQCISLSKQFNKAGYHWAVLEKENSCIGCGFCYMVCPDVCIEVYKDL, encoded by the coding sequence ATGATATCAACAATTAAAATTAATTCAGAAAAATGTAAAGGTTGCAGTTTATGTATAAAAGCCTGTCCTAAACAGTGCATATCTCTTTCAAAACAATTTAATAAAGCTGGGTATCATTGGGCTGTTTTGGAAAAAGAAAACTCTTGTATAGGCTGCGGATTTTGTTATATGGTATGCCCCGACGTTTGCATTGAGGTTTATAAAGATCTATGA
- a CDS encoding glycine--tRNA ligase subunit alpha gives MNFQGIIMALQKFWAKKGCLICQSYDLEKGAGTFNPATFLRSLGPRPWNAAYVEPSRRPADGRYGENPNRLQHYYQFQVIMKPAPQNIQRIYLESLKTVGLDPKKHDIRFIEDDWESPTLGAWGLGWEVWIDGMEATQFTYFQQVGGINLNPVSVEITYGTERLAMYVQKKNSVYDLQWNDEVTYGDVHLEDERQWSFYNFEKVDVDMLKKHFDEWEREAERLAGTHLPVPAYDAVMKCSHLFNLLDARGAISVSERMDYVLRVRTIAGIVAEEYLNSHSV, from the coding sequence ATGAATTTTCAGGGAATTATTATGGCTTTGCAGAAATTTTGGGCAAAAAAAGGATGTCTTATATGCCAGTCTTATGATTTAGAAAAAGGAGCTGGAACATTTAACCCTGCCACATTTCTTCGTTCTCTGGGACCGCGTCCGTGGAATGCAGCTTATGTCGAGCCTTCCAGAAGGCCAGCCGACGGAAGATACGGCGAGAATCCTAACAGATTGCAGCATTATTACCAGTTTCAAGTTATTATGAAACCTGCTCCCCAAAATATACAGCGGATTTATTTGGAAAGTTTAAAAACCGTAGGGCTTGATCCGAAAAAACACGATATAAGATTTATTGAAGACGACTGGGAATCTCCGACGCTTGGTGCATGGGGTCTCGGTTGGGAAGTATGGATTGACGGTATGGAAGCAACGCAGTTTACATATTTCCAGCAGGTCGGCGGCATCAATTTGAATCCAGTTTCCGTTGAAATTACATACGGCACTGAAAGGCTTGCGATGTATGTCCAAAAGAAAAACAGCGTTTACGATTTACAGTGGAACGATGAGGTAACTTACGGCGACGTTCATCTTGAAGATGAAAGGCAGTGGTCTTTTTATAATTTTGAAAAAGTTGACGTCGATATGTTAAAGAAACATTTTGACGAGTGGGAAAGAGAGGCTGAAAGACTTGCCGGAACACATCTTCCGGTTCCGGCTTATGATGCGGTTATGAAATGCTCGCATCTGTTTAACTTACTTGACGCAAGAGGTGCTATTTCGGTTTCCGAAAGAATGGATTATGTTTTGAGAGTTCGCACAATAGCCGGAATTGTTGCTGAAGAATATTTAAATTCCCACTCAGTCTAA
- a CDS encoding HAD family hydrolase produces the protein MCSYLGTGVNGLMSRAVPIVQAEVLEKFNFYYRWCLTDTTVIYNGIREMLEVLKNKKKAILSNKNEHFSYEIVKRLGWEFLIILSKY, from the coding sequence GTGTGTTCTTATCTGGGAACCGGCGTTAATGGGCTTATGAGTAGAGCTGTTCCAATTGTTCAGGCGGAAGTTCTTGAAAAGTTTAATTTTTATTATAGATGGTGTTTAACTGATACTACGGTTATTTATAACGGTATAAGAGAAATGCTCGAAGTTTTAAAAAATAAAAAGAAAGCAATTTTATCCAACAAAAATGAACATTTTTCTTACGAGATTGTAAAAAGACTGGGATGGGAATTTCTGATTATTTTGTCAAAGTATTAG
- a CDS encoding uracil-DNA glycosylase family protein — translation MLAIHPFKPFVPQGATTLIIGTFPPLAQYQDFKFYYPNNTGSRFWIIMEYVFNHKFQYWKDDPAAEERKALFEREHIAITDMIEKCIRTNGNSSDKNLSEIEFRNVYKLLKDRPAIQKVILTSRTDGDSERIHKKHLGKSRNNSALELLNEHLMENEITIRNLHKEDNGLIKGEFELNNKIIRVFVPYTPSARWYNSHKGKVNDMYKDSFDA, via the coding sequence ATGTTGGCAATACATCCGTTTAAACCTTTTGTTCCGCAAGGAGCAACAACACTTATTATAGGAACTTTTCCACCTTTAGCGCAATATCAGGATTTTAAATTTTATTACCCTAACAACACAGGAAGTAGATTTTGGATAATTATGGAATATGTTTTTAATCATAAGTTTCAATATTGGAAAGACGATCCAGCTGCAGAAGAAAGAAAGGCTTTGTTTGAGAGAGAACATATAGCCATAACTGATATGATTGAAAAATGTATAAGGACTAATGGCAATTCATCTGACAAAAACTTAAGCGAAATAGAATTCCGCAATGTTTATAAGTTGTTGAAAGACCGTCCTGCAATACAAAAAGTTATACTTACAAGCAGAACTGATGGAGACAGTGAGCGAATACATAAAAAACATTTAGGAAAATCAAGAAATAACAGTGCGTTAGAATTATTGAACGAACACTTGATGGAAAACGAAATTACTATTCGGAATTTGCATAAAGAAGATAATGGGCTTATCAAAGGCGAGTTTGAGTTGAACAACAAAATAATAAGAGTATTTGTTCCGTATACCCCGTCGGCGAGATGGTATAACAGTCATAAGGGAAAAGTGAACGATATGTATAAAGACAGCTTTGATGCGTAA
- a CDS encoding deoxycytidylate deaminase, with amino-acid sequence MEKITVRSRPSWDEYFMKLAWLVSERSTCVRHHVGAVIVRDKRILTTGYNGAATDMQDCISLGCLRNTLNILSGQRHEICRAIHAEQNAIIQGGYHGINIKDSTLYCTHSPCVLCAKITVNAGIKRVIANIEYPDNTFKELFSVTGIEFSTLQLDNFSINRLL; translated from the coding sequence ATGGAAAAAATCACAGTACGTAGTCGTCCTTCATGGGACGAATACTTTATGAAGCTTGCTTGGCTTGTATCTGAAAGGTCAACGTGCGTACGACATCATGTCGGAGCAGTTATAGTAAGAGATAAAAGAATTTTAACAACAGGATACAACGGAGCCGCCACAGACATGCAAGATTGTATATCTTTGGGCTGCCTAAGAAACACTCTTAATATCCTTTCTGGACAAAGACACGAAATATGCAGGGCAATTCATGCCGAACAAAATGCAATTATACAGGGCGGATATCACGGTATAAATATTAAAGATTCAACGCTTTACTGCACACATTCTCCGTGCGTACTGTGTGCCAAAATAACAGTGAATGCAGGCATAAAAAGAGTTATCGCTAATATCGAATATCCCGACAATACTTTTAAAGAGCTTTTTTCAGTAACAGGAATAGAATTTTCTACATTACAACTCGACAATTTCTCTATAAACCGTCTTTTATAA